In Dendropsophus ebraccatus isolate aDenEbr1 chromosome 14, aDenEbr1.pat, whole genome shotgun sequence, the following proteins share a genomic window:
- the SERINC3 gene encoding serine incorporator 3, with translation MGGVLGICSVASWIPCLCSSATCLLCRCCPSSSNSTITRLIYAFLMFLGTLLSIVMLSPGISDQLKKIPGFCEGGFGTELPHVNGYVNCNVLVGYKAVYRVGFAMSTFFLVFSLLMIGVKTSRDPRAAVHNGFWFFKILAIVGIMVGAFYIPEGPFTRVWFWVGVLGAGCFIVIQLVLLVDFAHSLNESWVERMEEGNSKCWYAVLLTVTSLLYIISIICIVLFYVFYTIPGGCTENKFFISFNMILCIIVSVVSILPRVQEYQPQSGLLQSSMITLYTIYLTWSAMSNEPDRTCNPSLISLLNKITSPTLSPLNASALPQLTTPEPPKSLQWWDTQSIIGLILFVLCLLYSSIRNSTSSQVKKLTLSGQDTAMLDDTAGNGDVEDGEVRRAVDNEKDGVQYSYSFYHFMLCLASLYVMMTLTNWYSPDADLNTITSKWPAVWVKMVSSWVCILLYTWTLIAPCVLPNRDFN, from the exons ATGGGGGGCGTCCTGGGAATCTGCTCTGTCGCCAGCTGG ATTCCGTGCCTGTGCAGCAGTGCCACGTGTCTCCTATGCCGCTGCTGCCCCAGCTCCAGTAACTCCACCATCACCCGTCTGATCTATGCCTTCCTCATGTTCCTGGGGACGCTGCTCTCCATTGTAATGCTGTCTCCCGGAATATCCGACCAGTTAAAAAAA ATCCCAGGGTTCTGTGAAGGGGGATTTGGCACCGAGCTCCCCCATGTGAACGGATACGTCAACTGCAATGTGCTGGTTGGATACAAGGCCGTCTATCGGGTCGGCTTTGCCATGTCCACATTCTTTCTTGTGTTTTCCCTACTGATGATAGGAGTCAAGACGAGCAGAGACCCCCGGGCTGCTGTGCACAATGG gttTTGGTTCTTTAAGATACTGGCCATCGTTGGTATTATGGTTGGAGCTTTCTACATTCCAGAGGGACCTTTCACAAGAG TATGGTTCTGGGTTGGTGTCTTGGGGGCTGGCTGCTTCATCGTCATCCAGTTGGTTCTGCTCGTAGACTTTGCTCATTCATTGAATGAGTCCTGGGTGGAGCGCATGGAGGAAGGAAACTCAAAATGCTGGTATGCAG TGCTGCTGACGGTGACCAGCCTGCTGTACATCATCTCCATCATCTGCATTGTCCTCTTCTACGTGTTCTACACCATCCCTGGCGGCTGCACCGAGAACAAGTTCTTCATCAGTTTCAACATGATCCTTTGTATCATTGTGTCCGTCGTCTCCATCCTTCCCAGAGTTCAG GAATATCAGCCACAGTCCGGCCTCCTTCAGTCCTCCATGATTACCCTGTATACTATCTACCTGACCTGGTCCGCTATGTCCAATGAGCCAG ATCGTACCTGTAACCCAAGCTTGATAAGCCTCCTGAACAAAATCACTTCTCCAACACTCAGTCCTCTCAATGCATCAGCACTGCCCCAGCTGACCACTCCTGAGCCTCCCAAGTCTCTGCAATGGTGGGATACTCAGAGCATCATCGGCCTCATCTTGTTTGTGCTGTGTCTCCTGTATTCCAG TATTCGTAACTCCACCAGTAGCCAAGTGAAGAAGCTGACTCTTTCTGGCCAGGACACGGCTATGCTGgatgacactgctgggaatggaGATGTTGAGGATGGCGAGGTTCGCCGTGCTGTGGATAATGAGAAGGACGGGGTCCAGTACAGTTACTCCTTCTACCATTTCATGTTGTGCCTTGCCTCCCTGTATGTTATGATGACCCTCACCAACTGGTACAG CCCTGATGCCGATTTAAACACCATAACAAGCAAGTGGCCTGCCGTGTGGGTGAAGATGGTGTCCAGCTGGGTCTGTATTCTCCTCTATACCTGGACCCTCATTGCTCCCTGTGTCCTTCCCAACAGAGACTTCAACTAG
- the TTPAL gene encoding alpha-tocopherol transfer protein-like isoform X1 produces the protein MGCSEALWWQSATCSMAQDNETSVGSSSVSSSLEVDSTLQEGYVCTLTPELVLKAREELQEKPEWRLRDVQALRDMIWKDYPNLRTRVDDAFLLRFLRARKFDYDRALQLLVNYYSCRKGWPEVFTNLRPSAVKPVLDSGFLTVLPHTDTEGRRIVCIRPGQWNPRTFPITENLRAIYLSLEKLIEAEETQVNGIVILADYEGVGLSQASHFGPFIAKKIIGILQDGFPIRIKAVNIINEPRIFKGIYAILRPFLKEKIVKRIFLHGSDLSSLHSNIPKAVLPEEYGGTAGKLDIDAWTQILLASESDLAQDFNQVDLTRDGSLQGFVMNDGESDYLQCEESARGVKSQLYCY, from the exons ATGGGCTGCTCAGAGGCTCTGTGGTGGCAGT CTGCCACCTGTTCAATGGCACAAGACAATGAGACCTCAGTAGGAAGTTCTTCTGTGTCGTCTTCCCTAGAAGTAGACTCCACTCTCCAGGAAGGCTACGTCTGTACCTTGACCCCGGAGCTGGTCCTCAAGGCCAGGGAAGAACTGCAGGAGAAGCCGGAATGGAGACTACGTGATGTGCAGGCCCTGAGGGACATGATATGGAAGGACTACCCTAACCTAAGGACACGGGTCGATGACGCTTTCCTGCTCCGCTTCCTGAGGGCTCGCAAGTTTGACTATGACCGAGCTTTGCAGCTATTAGTCAATTATTACAGTTGCCGGAAAGGATGGCCAGAAGTATTTACCAACCTGAGACCTTCCGCAGTTAAACCTGTGCTGGACTCTGGGTTCTTGACTGTTCTACCTCATACAGACACCGAGGGAAGACGGATTGTCTGTATTCGCCCCG GTCAGTGGAATCCCCGAACTTTCCCGATCACTGAAAACCTTCGTGCTATTTATCTATCCCTGGAAAAACTGATAGAAGCTGAGGAAACCCAAGTGAATGGAATTGTGATCCTAGCGGACTACGAGGGGGTCGGATTATCCCAGGCATCTCATTTTGGGCCATTTATTGCCAAGAAGATCATCGGAATTCTTCAG GATGGTTTTCCAATCAGGATAAAAGCTGTCAACATCATCAATGAGCCCcggatatttaaagggatttacgCTATACTGAGGCCATTTCTAAAGGAGAAGATTGTGAAACGG atatTCCTGCACGGATCGGATCTGAGCTCCCTCCACAGCAATATCCCTAAGGCCGTCTTACCAGAagaatatggaggcacagccggGAAGCTGGACATTGACGCATGGACCCAGATTCTCTTGGCATCTGAAAGTGACTTAGCACAAGACTTTAACCAGGTTGACCTCACCAGAGACGGCTCCCTCCAGGGGTTCGTCATGAACGATGGAGAGTCGGACTATCTGCAATGCGAGGAGTCCGCACGCGGGGTTAAATCCCAGCTCTACTGTTACTGA
- the TTPAL gene encoding alpha-tocopherol transfer protein-like isoform X2: MAQDNETSVGSSSVSSSLEVDSTLQEGYVCTLTPELVLKAREELQEKPEWRLRDVQALRDMIWKDYPNLRTRVDDAFLLRFLRARKFDYDRALQLLVNYYSCRKGWPEVFTNLRPSAVKPVLDSGFLTVLPHTDTEGRRIVCIRPGQWNPRTFPITENLRAIYLSLEKLIEAEETQVNGIVILADYEGVGLSQASHFGPFIAKKIIGILQDGFPIRIKAVNIINEPRIFKGIYAILRPFLKEKIVKRIFLHGSDLSSLHSNIPKAVLPEEYGGTAGKLDIDAWTQILLASESDLAQDFNQVDLTRDGSLQGFVMNDGESDYLQCEESARGVKSQLYCY, from the exons ATGGCACAAGACAATGAGACCTCAGTAGGAAGTTCTTCTGTGTCGTCTTCCCTAGAAGTAGACTCCACTCTCCAGGAAGGCTACGTCTGTACCTTGACCCCGGAGCTGGTCCTCAAGGCCAGGGAAGAACTGCAGGAGAAGCCGGAATGGAGACTACGTGATGTGCAGGCCCTGAGGGACATGATATGGAAGGACTACCCTAACCTAAGGACACGGGTCGATGACGCTTTCCTGCTCCGCTTCCTGAGGGCTCGCAAGTTTGACTATGACCGAGCTTTGCAGCTATTAGTCAATTATTACAGTTGCCGGAAAGGATGGCCAGAAGTATTTACCAACCTGAGACCTTCCGCAGTTAAACCTGTGCTGGACTCTGGGTTCTTGACTGTTCTACCTCATACAGACACCGAGGGAAGACGGATTGTCTGTATTCGCCCCG GTCAGTGGAATCCCCGAACTTTCCCGATCACTGAAAACCTTCGTGCTATTTATCTATCCCTGGAAAAACTGATAGAAGCTGAGGAAACCCAAGTGAATGGAATTGTGATCCTAGCGGACTACGAGGGGGTCGGATTATCCCAGGCATCTCATTTTGGGCCATTTATTGCCAAGAAGATCATCGGAATTCTTCAG GATGGTTTTCCAATCAGGATAAAAGCTGTCAACATCATCAATGAGCCCcggatatttaaagggatttacgCTATACTGAGGCCATTTCTAAAGGAGAAGATTGTGAAACGG atatTCCTGCACGGATCGGATCTGAGCTCCCTCCACAGCAATATCCCTAAGGCCGTCTTACCAGAagaatatggaggcacagccggGAAGCTGGACATTGACGCATGGACCCAGATTCTCTTGGCATCTGAAAGTGACTTAGCACAAGACTTTAACCAGGTTGACCTCACCAGAGACGGCTCCCTCCAGGGGTTCGTCATGAACGATGGAGAGTCGGACTATCTGCAATGCGAGGAGTCCGCACGCGGGGTTAAATCCCAGCTCTACTGTTACTGA